The genomic stretch GGAGTTCTTCCAGCACCGGCTGGTGTTCGATCGCTCGTCGCTGACGCGCTGGCGCAACCGGATGGGCGAGGAGCGGCTGCAGGCATTGCTGCAGGAGAGCCTGTCGGTGGCCACCAGAACCAAGGCGATCAAGCCGTCCGAGTTGTCACGGGTGATCGTCGATACCACCGTGCAGCCCAAGAACGTGACGTTCCCCACCGACGCGAAGCTTCTGAACCGGGCGCGCGAGAAACTGGTGCGGCTGGCGCAGCGCCACGGGGTAGATTTGCGCCAGTCCTATGCGCGCCTGGGCAAGTTCGCCCTGATCCAGCATCAGCGCTATGCCCACGCCAAGCAGTTCAAGCGTGCCAACCGGATGCTCAAGAAGCTGCGCACCTATCTCGGCCGCGTCATCCGCGACATCGGCCGCAAGATCGAGGGCAACAGCGGGCTCGAAGGGACGTTCGCACAGCTGCTATTGCTGGCGCGGCGCGTGCGCGAGCAGCAGCAACGTCAACGCGGACCGAAGGTCTATTCCCTGCATGCGCCGGAAGTCGAATGCATCGGCAAGGGCAAGGCCCATCGGCCTTACGAGTTCGGCGTCAAGGTCAGCGTTGCCACCACCCTCAAGCACTGCAAGGGCGGCCAGTTCGTCACCCATGTGAAGGCGCTGCCCGGCAATCCATATGATGGCCACACCTTGGAAACCGTGATCCCGGACATGGAAGCGCTCGTCGGCAACACCATCGCGCGCATCCTCGCCGACAAGGGCTACCGCGGCCACAATGCGCCGCCCGATTACAAGTTCAGGGTCTTCATCTCGGGGCAAAAGCGAGGGGTGACGCCGCAGATCAAGCGCGAACTCCGCCGCAGGTCCGCCGTCGAGCCCGTCATCGGCCATCTCAAAGCCGAGCACCGCATGGGCCGCAACTATCTCTGGTTCCGGCGCGGCGACGCCAACAACGCCGTCCTCGCCGCCGTCGGCTACAACTTCCGCCGCCTGATCCGCTGGCTCAGGATTTTGTTGCGCCAAATCCTGGCCGCTCTCTTCGCCGCGCCGTCGACCAATCCAGTCTGAAATCAGGGTTCTTCACGGACGACGGATTAGACTACGGGACTCTCCGTAAAGAGTGCCTTGAGGCCGTCAGGCAATGGCCCGGCTGTGAGTCGATCGCTGGCATTCAAATACTACGAGATAACAGACCGGGGAAATTCTCTGTCAAGATTACGCTGTATGGAAGCGCCAACGTCAAGACGGCCGACCGCGCAATGATTTTCGTTCAGCGTGAAAAACGAAGGCAATCTCATCTAGTCGAATAGTGCCTAACTATTCGCACGTCATCTACGAGGGCGGCCCTCTGACGCCCGCTGTTCCTAGGAAACCGAGAAGGGCACTTCGGCACCGGCAAGACCGCATTTTACCCATTTCTGAATCGCGGCATCCGCGAACCTCGACGGTCGCCGTTGCCACGAAACCGCCTATCGGCGCGCTCCGGCGATGCAACGGCGCTGGAAAGACAACTCTGCTAAGAGCTATCTCCGGCGTGCAACCAATCACGGGAGGCAGGATTACCTTCAATGGAGAAACGATCGAACGACTATCGCCCCACGCGTGCATCGCACGCTGCATCGCTCGGTCTCCTGAGGGCCAACAGGTGTTCGGCTCCTTATCGGAAGAAACTCTTCGTAAGGAAGCTTACTGCCGCCCCGGTGATCTGCGCGACAGGCTCGAGGCAGTCTACACAATGTTTCCGGTGCTGGCCGAGCGCCAGAGGTCTCTCGCTGCTGCCCTATCCAGCGGTCAGCAACAGATGCTCGCAATAGGACGAGCGCTCATGACCGATCCGACGCTCCTCATTCGCGATGAACCGTCGCTTGGGTTATCGCCACTGCTGGTGAATTTCGTATTCGACACGATCCAATCGCTGAATGAAAAGGTTTGACGATTCCTCTCGTCGAGCAGAACGCCCGCGCCGCGCTTGAAGTGTCAAATCGGGCATTTGTAATAGTGTCGGGCCATATTGCTCAGGCGGGACTGCCTTCTGACTTGTTGGATGACGCATTGATCCGAGAAGCCTATCTCGGCGGCTGAGGTGGGATCCCGCCGCCCTACTGCGGTCCGTTAGGCTCATGAGGAGCCCGGCCGTCTCTGAACGGGAGGTGTGAATCGGCTCCGCGACGTGACCCCGTCGCCTTCGACAATATCAATGCGTTGGGATGCCGATCGGCGTCGAGACCCCACGCCGAATAAAACCTCATTCATTCGCAGCCAAAAGCGCAAAGACAGAACGTACGGCCCCTTCGAGCAATTCACGCTTGGGGCGCGAGCGCGCCAGCACGCGGATACCCAGCACAACACTGAGAAGCAGCCGCGCGAGATCTTCGTGCGACTGAGCGGTTGTAATCATCCCCGACGTCTGTCCCGCTTCCATGCAACGACGGAAGAACGCCTCAACCTCGCCAAGCACGCCGTCCACCACCCGACAGAACTCTTTATCATGCGGAGCAAGCTCAACGGCCGAATTTACTAACATGCAACCCTTCCGCTTCTTGTCGGTGATCGAGCGCTCAATGATTTCAGAGAAAAAGGCTTCGAGAGCTTCGAATGGCGGAAGCTTACTCTCGAAGCGCTGAACGCGATCGCCGAAATTGTTGCTGACATAGTGATCCAGCGACCGCTTGTAGAGCGAACGCTTGTCGCCGAACGCATTGTAGAGACTTGCGCCTGTGATACCCATGCTCTGCGCAAGATCGCGGACCGACGTCGCCTCGTACCCCTGCGACCAGAAACAATGGACCGCAGCGTCGAGAACAACCGTCTCATCGAATTCTCTTGGCCTTGCCACTCAAGCCTCGCTCTGGTCCGCACGATGGACGATACATTCCTGATTATTATAAATAGCAGGGGCGAGAATACAACGCAGCCCCGGGCGCGAGCCGTTGCCGACGTTTCAGCCGCGTCAAAGATCTTCGATCCGGCGACCTAGCTTGCAAAACTTTTCATTGCCGCTTCAACAATCACCGCGCCCGCCTCCTGCGTGAAATGACCCGCGCCAGCCAATTCGAAGGGCAGTGGACAGTTCCGAATGGTCGTCCGCAAGGCCTCCATGACCGGCGGGCCGAGAACAGGATCCTTCATGCCGACCGCCATGAAGCTCTTGCCGGCCCACTCCTTCGACCAGAAGTCGCGGGCCCGGCGCGAAAGGGCTGCGCCGTCCGCGTCCGGCCGGTCCGGCACGAGATTTGGAAAACGTCGTACACCCGCCTTGTACCGCATATCCGGATACGGGGCCCCATAGGCCGCGGCCTCCGCATCGCCAAGCGATGGCACCGCCCGCTTCATCAGGGCAGCAATATCCATATCGGGCTTGCTGTTCGAGAACGCACGCCAAGCAAGAAAGCCATCACCAAGAGGCGCATCGCCTGTTCCAAGAGAAGTGTTCATGACGAGGAGCCGCTCAAACCGCCCTCGCATGTCCATTGGAATGGTCAAACCGATGAGCCCGCCCCAGTCCTGGCAGACGAGCGTTATGCGTTTCAGATCGAGCGTTTCGATTAAAGAGATGATGGAGTTGCGGTGGAAATCGAATGTGTAAGCCGCGTCATCCGTCGGTTTGTCGGAGCGACCGAAGCCGAAAAAATCAGGCGCGACCACGCGATAGCCGGCCGCGACCAGCGCCGGCACCATCTTGCGATAGAGATACGACCATGTGGGCTGGCCGTGCAGACACAGAGCCACCGGAGCATCGGGTGCGCTCTCGTCGAGATAATGCATGCGCAGGCCAGCAGGGCCCTGAAGATAATTCGGAAGAAACGCGTAGCCGGGAAGGCCGACGAAATTCTCGTCCGGGGTTCGCAGGATGATCATCGTTTTCCTTCCGCGGGAGACGGCGGGCCCAACTCGCGATGGTGCGATCAGCACCCACCGTATTCAGGATTTACGGCGATGTGACGCGCCTTCTTCATGTCTACAGCGCTGCTTCCCGAACAGCGGCGGTCTCGCGCTCCTACTCCGCCGCTTGCGCCGGCCGCTGCAACACCTTCAACACATTCATCGGCTCGGTACGGCGGCGATAGTCGACCCCCGTGTCGGCGAACAGGATCACGCCGTCAGCGCCGATGACATAGGTTGCCGAAAGCGGCAGCGACCAATCATACGGCGTACCGTTCTTGGCCGGAATATCAAGACCGAACCCGCCATAGGCTGATTTCAATTCCTCGGTGAAGGTATAGACCAGACCAAAAGCCTTTCCGACTTTCTGGCCGACATCGCTCAGCACCGTAAAGGTCAGCGCATTCTTCTCCGCGGTAGTGACGGTATCGTCGGGTTTCTCGGGGCTGATCGCGACCATGCTTGCGCCTGCGGCCAGGATCTGCGGCAGGATGTTCTGATAGGCCTTGAGTTCGAGATTGCAATAAGGACACCAGCCGCCGCGGTAGAAGGTCACCACAACGGGCCCTTTCGCCAGCAGGGTTGCAACATCAAACGTTTTGCCATGGACATCGGGAAGCACGATTGCTGGCGCCCGCTCGCCGACCTGTCTGGCGAGTTTGCCGAGGCCGACATCCGCCAAATGCGCTATATGGCGCTCCATGATCGCTCGACGCTCGGCCGGGACGCGCTGCATCCAGCCGGCGCGGAATTCCTCAAGCTGCTCGGATAGTGTACTGCTCATGTCAGGTCTCTCCTGTTGGACACGCCACGATCAGGCGGCGACATAGTTCTGGGGAAACAGATTGCGGCGCGCTTCGTCATCCATGTCGCGCTTGAAGATGAGGTTCTTGCCGATCGCGCGGGCGCGCGTCACGGCCGGGCGGCTGTCGACGCCTGCAAACCAACGTGCGACATTGGGAAATTCTCCAAGCCGGCCATCGCCGAGCATGGCGGGCGTCTTACCGTTCGGGTTGATCGCCCTGAATTCCGGCGCGTGCTGCTCGCCCTTGAGCGTATCGACGGGGATCACTTCGTACGGAATCGCGGTCTCTTCGAGCAGAAGCGCTACCTTCATGAGGTTGGGCGCATGATGGAAATAGAAACGGATCATGCCGACATCTCCCCAGATTCCTGACCTACAGTGATCAGGCGGACAAGCTGAAGATCGGTCATCCGACAGCATCTTTTATGTCGCGGCAAAACTGCTTGCGTCCTTGCGCAGGTTGCGGCCGACGATCACGCCCCCAACCGGCGGTCGTCCGCTTCGGTAGATTTAGATCGAACGTTATAATTCGAACCGAAAGATTGCAAGCGCAGACGGGCCCCGCGCGATCCGACGAAGAAGCTCGCCTCGTGACACCGATACAGGAGATGCGCTGGCACACCCGATCCTGCCGATGGATCAGCGAGCGCGACGACTCCGACTTCAAAATTTCGTGAAGACCTCGGCTGGGACTGCATTCTCGACCTAGCGTCGATGGTCGTCGGCCGCAAAAGCGCCGATTCGGCTGCCCCGCGCGAACGTCCTCTGCTTTCGGGATGAACACCTTGTCGTCGTCCCCACGTAACAACACAGCCCGCAGTGCCGAATATGAAGCGAACCCATCGGAGGATCGCCATGTTGTCACGCCTGCTCGTATCCCTCGGATTCGTTGCATTTCTGTCCCCCGCGGTAGCCGCGGAACGCCCGGTTGTAGTCGAACTGTTCACGTCGCAGGGATGCTCGTCGTGCCCGCCGGCGGACGCCCTCATCAATGAATTGTCGAAGGGCCGGCGCGATGTCCTGCCGCTCGCCTTCCACGTCACCTACTGGGACAATCTGGGTTGGAAGGATCCGTTTTCGCTGCAAGCCGCTACGCAGCGCCAAGGCCGGTATGGCCAACGCTTTGGCGATGGATCCTACACCCCGGAAATCGTAGTCGATGGTGCCGCCGGCATGGTTGGTTCGCGGCGCGGCGATGTCGGATCTGCCATCGAAAAGGCAAAGCACGACAACCGCACGGCCGCGGCGATCAGCGTAAAAAGGACCGGTGAGCGCGTGTCCATCGAGATCGGACCTGGCAGCGGGGGCGGACAGGTTCTGTTGATCGGATTCGATCACGATCACACGACCGCGATCGGGCGCGGCGAAAATGGCGGCAGGACGCTGGCCCAAGCCAACATCGTCAGGTCGATCCGAGCCGTAGGTCAATGGTCGGGTACACCGCTTCGCATCAACGAGCAGTTTCCGGAAGGAGAGGACGTCGCCGTCTTGCTGGAGACGCCGGATGGCGAGATCATTGGCGCATCACGGCTGGCCGCTGGATCGACCTGATCGCCTCTCGATAGTTTTTCAATCGATCGGCAGCATTCCGCAGCCCCGCCAAAAGGCGGCCACGAGAAATCGGGCTCAAAAGCGAGATGCGGCCCGATCACCAAAGGTTGCTTCGCTCAATAAACGTGGTGGATACCTCATGGCATTAAACCGCTGCTGCTCGATCATCATGCTCACCTGCGGTCTCGTGACGGCAACAAGCGGCGCCGCCGGCGCCGCCGTCACCGATTGGGTGGGTGATAGTCATGCGGCGGTTCGCTTGATTACCGCGACCGACAGTGTCGCTGCGGATTCGACGCTCGATGCCGGGTTAGAATTCCGGTTTTCCAAAGGAAGGCACGGCTACTGGCGCACGCCCGGAGACGCGGGCGTCGCACCAGCGATCGACTGGTCGGGTTCGGAATATATTACGCGACACGATATTGCGTGGCCGGCACCGCATCGTCTGGTGATCGAGGATTTACAGAACAGCATTTACGTCAAGCATGTCGTTCTGCCGGTCAAATTGTCTCTGGAGAAAACCGGCGCTCCTGCCCGCATCCGGATATCGCTCGCATACGCCACTTGCTCGGAGGTTTGCGTTCCCTATCAGGCCGATCTCGCCTTCCAGTTGCCGCTCGGAGCCGGTCGGACTTCGCCAGAAGCGATCGCGATCAATGCCGCTCGCAAGACGGTACCCCGCACGGCGGCGGCCGCCGGTATCGACATCATCGGCACCCGCGTCGCGGGGCCAGCATCCGAACCCGCTCTCGTGGTTGATCTGCTCAGCAAAGACCGGCCTTTTGTGCAACCTGATCTTTTCATCGAGGGCATCGGCAACGGAATTCCGGCGGCGCCCAAGGTCGAACTCCGGGCTAACGACCAAGCCGTCCGCCTGACGGTCCGGATTTCTCAGGTGCCCCGTCCGATCGCCTTTTGACCTTGACGCTGATCGATTAGGATCGCGCGGCCGAATTCCAGGTCACCGCCGGATCGAAACAATAAGAAGCTGGGACACGCACCTCAGGAGGCATCATCAGGTGAAAACATTTTCAATCGCAACAGTGATGGCGCTCGCCATGTTGAACACCAACGCCTCCGCTGGAAACGGCCTAATCACTAAACAGAGCAAATACACGGTCAAGGAAACCGTCGAGAAATTCGAAGCCGCAGTCAAGGCGAAGGCCGCCGGCGGCTGGGTCGTCTTCACCAAGATCGATCACGCTACCGCCGCCAAGGAAGCCGGGCTGGAGATGCGACCCCGAACCCTAATCATCTTCGGCAACCCCAAAGGTGGCACGCCTGCGATGATCAAAAGCGCGACGCTGGCGATTGATCTTCCGATGAAGGCGCTGGTCTGGCAGGACGATCAGGGCGTCGTGTGGCTAACTTACAATTCAAGCGCGTATGGCGCTACGTATGTGTTTCCGCGTCACGGCCTTTCGACGCCGGACGAGGCAGCGGAAGCGCTCGACGGCTTTTTAACCGCTGTGACCGACCGCGGCACTCAGTAGGTCTGACATTCCGCCCGCACGCGATCCGAACCGGCACCGCGATGAAAAACGTAAACGCGTTCCACCTGAAAGGATGACTTGATGTTCCGCCCTCTGATGACAGTTTCCCTGTTGTGTACCAGCGCGTTGTTCAGCATATCGGCGTCGGCAGATTCTCTGCCGACACGCAAACAGCTTCCGCTGTCGGTCGCCATGGAAGCAGCGATGGAAGCCGTAGCCGTATGCGAAAAATCCGGATATCACGTCGCCGCGACCGTGATGGACGCGTCCGGCCTCGTCAAAGCCATCGCCAAGGGTGATTTGGCCCCGCCGCATACGCTCGACAGCAGTCGCGGCAAGTCTTACGCCGCGGTTTCGCTGGGTCCCAATTTCAGTGAGCCCACCACCAGCGCGATCGTCGCGAGGGTCAGCAATGGCCCGGCCTTTGGCCCGCTGCAACATCTCCCGGGCGTCTTTCTGGTGCCAGGGGGTGTGTTGATCAAATCAGGCGACGACGTCGTCGGCGCTATCGGGGTCGGCGGAGCTCCGGGAGGCGACAAGGACGAAGTCTGCGCCGAAGCGGCCGTTGCCAAGATCGCCGACCGGCTCAAATAATCGTGCGCCAACTCGGCAGCATTCCCATCACCGGCAATCTCGGCGAATTCGGCGCGATGCTCGCCGCCGAAACCGGGCGTTGGAGCAAGGTGGTGGAAATGTCGGGCCAGGAGAATTGACGGTTGGCAGTACAAAAGAAAAATCCATCTAGTGGATCGAATCTAACACTTGGTGCCCCCGTTTGACAGCGGCGATGATTTTGTTTGGGTCCTTGGTCCAGGTAAACGGTTTTGGGTTTGCATTGGTGTCGTCGAGGAAGCAGTGGATGGTGTCTTTGATGCTCCCGCAAGGATCGGAAAACACCGCACTTGAGACGCTTCTTTTTGAGCTGGCAAGGAAGCCTTCAATGGCGTTGAGCTAGGAAGCCGGTGTCCGAGTGAAGTGGAAGACAAACCGTCGATGTTTTTCGAGCCACAACATGACGTCGCGATGCTTGTGGGCGGCATAGTTGTCGACGATGATGTGGATCGTCTCTTTCTTGGGTGCTCTTGCCTCGATGACGTTCAGGAACCGAATGAACTCCTGTCGGCGATGGCGCTTCATGCACTGGCCGATAGCAACCTCGCCTACGGGCTGACGCATCGTCTCGATTAAAAACCTAGCGCGAGCAAACAAAAAAGAAAAAAATCATCAATATCAGGTAACAAACCCATCGGATTGTCGAACTTGTTATGGCAGCGAATGAAACTAAGTCTGACGAACCCTTGGGGAATTTGCTGAAAAGCCCGATCGACGCCAGCCTGGGAAGCATTTTGAGCTGCGGTGAAAGCGATCTAAGACGATATCAACCTCGAAAGGAACTGCTATGAAGCTTAACTCGAAATCAGGAGCTGCGATTGCGGCAGCCGCTGCAGCTCTTTTTCTTGCTGGTGCCAACATGACGTCACCGGCGTATGCGGCCGGCGAAGGTCATTGCGTTGGCGCTAACGCCTGCAAAGGCCAGAGCGCGTGTAAAGGCGGCAACCATGCATGCAAGGGCCAGAACTCGTGCAAGGGCCAAGGCTTCTCTGAACTAACAAAGGCCGATTGCGTCGCTGCTAAGGGAAAATTCAAAGCCGGCTGAACCATTTGTGGCCGAAGCCGAGAGGATCCGGTCCAATCCGGATTCCTTTCGGTATCGCGGACGTGATACCGCAAGACCATTTTGGGCTCGACGCTATATGGACTCACGCCCAAAATGGCTTGTGTTATCCGTTTGGATGCTGGAAAACTGCCGCGAAAAGCGAGGACTATCGACCTTAATGCGAGCCGGTTCCTTCCAATACCAATTTTCACCGCGCGCGCAAACTCCGCATTGAGAGGGCTGAACGGCTTTGGTGTCCGCTCGAGCCGACCGTGGTCGGTCGCAACCAGCGATGCGCTTGTCAACGCCCCCCTTACGTAGCAGCGGCTTTTCAGGGGACGGCCAGGAAGACAGCTAGAGTAAATACGGACGCGCCCTCGCGCCGTGCCATACGCGCCGTTTCAGAGCTGAAAGAGATGAGCGCCCTTTGCGTACGCTACAAACAAGAGCGTCAGCTTCCGCTGAATGAATTATAGCCTTGGTCCTCCCAGTAGCCGCCCTTGTAGTCGTTGGTGACCTCCATTGAGATCACATATTTCGGATTCTTGTGGCCGAGCTTGGTGGGCACCCTGATCTTCATTGGATAGCCATAGGCGCGCGGCAGGATCTCGTCAGCGAATTTGAATGTCATCTGGGTCTGCGGATGCAGCGCCGTCTCCATGTCGAGCGGCGAGTTGTAACCGTCCTTGTCGGCGCACTGGAACCATACATATTTGGCGCGCGTGTCGGCGCCGATCAGCTTCAGGAAGTCGCGCAATGGCGTACCGGTCCAGCTTCCGATCGCGCTCCAACCTTCGACGCAGACATGGCGGGTGATCTGCTTGACCTGCGGCAGCTTGTAGAGCTCGTCCAGGGTCCATGATTTCTTGTTGTCGACCAGGCCGCGCACCTCGAGGTTCCAGTCCTTGCCGTCGATCGTGGGCGCCTCGTCGAGATCGTAATAGGCGTTGAACGGAAACGGCTTGGTGATCGCGCTTTCCGGGAAGGTCGGCGCCAACGCGTAGGGATTGAAGATGAGCGCCTGCACCGCATCGTTGAACTTCGATATTTTTGCCAGCAGTTGATCGGCGGAAAAGCTGTCGGTCACATCACAGCCGGTCAAGAGCGTCAGCGCGCCGAGGCTGGCGCCGCCGGCGATAAAGCGCCGCCGCGCCGGATCCGGCATCGCCTTGATCGCATCCTTGACCAGCAGTCGCCTGTCGACGCCAGGTATCAGAAGAGAGCGAAGTCGACCCATGTTAAATCCTCCTCAAGCGTGGTTCAGCGGCCGATGATCATGGCGCGCAGGCTTTTCGGCACCAGTAGCGCCAGCGCGACGTGGACCGCCAAAAACGCGACGATCGCCGACATGCAGATGAAGTGAACGTATCGCGCGACATCGTAGCCGCCGAACAGCGTCGTCAGCCACTGCAGTTGCACGGGCTTCCAGATCGACAGGCCAGACAGCACGATGACCACACCGATCAGGATGATCCCGGCGTAAAGCATCTTCTGAACATAATTGTATCGGGTGAGGTCGTCATGCGACAGCCGGCCGGTCAGCGCGGCCTTGGTGTCAGCGATCACGCCCGACGGCGTGAGCGGCAGCAGCTTGGTGGCGAAGCGGCCGGTGGCAAAACCCAGCGCCAGATAGATGAGACCGTTGACCATCAACAGCCACATCGCCGCGAAATGCCAGAGTAGCGCACCGCCGAGCCAGCCGCCCAGCGTGATCGAATGCGAAAACTTGAAGGCGAACAACGGCGAGGCGTTATAGATCTGCCAGCCCGACATAATCATCAAGATCATTGCCACGGCGTTAATCCAGTGCAGGATTCTCACCCATACGGGCTGAATGATCTTGGCGGCGGCAAATGCGGTGTGGGCGTCGCTGGCTGAAAGACTGGACATGATCGTTTCTCTGGCCGTTCCATTGCTACTGGATCGATACTCGCTATACGCCGGCAAACCTGACTGTGTTACTGCCATGCAGGCAATAAGCGCAGGACACGTCGTTCACAAAAAACCGAGCCGGGTTTCCCCGCCTTGCGGTCGCGCATCCCTGTGGGGATCACTGTGAGAAGCGGGATCCGCGGGTCTTAGTTCTGCTTTGTCGCATCGGCTTTATCCCCTCATCCTGAGGAGGGGGCGCAGCCGGCATCTCGAACGATAAGGGTCTGGCGACGCGGTGAGACTAGCCGACCATTCACAGTGCCGAATGATCGCGAACCGCCTCGCTGAGCGCTGGCTTGAGATCAAGGAAACGCTTATCGAGAGCCGCCGGATCTTGTCGATTCAAGGCTATCATTTTGGCGCGCGCTTCACCGCCACGAATGACTTCAAACGCGTCTTCCTCGATCCCTGCGATAACCGCATCAGCCACCGCGGCAGCTGGCTCGCGCGTGAAGCCCAGCTCAGGTCCGGCCTTTGACGAACTCATCATGGGGGTATCCGTTGCCCCCGGATATACCGTCATGACATGCACGCCCTCGCCCTTCAGTTCGCGGCGGAGCGATTCGCCGAACTTCGCCAGCCCGCCCTTTACGCCGGCGTAAGTGGCGTAGAACGGCGCGGCGACCAGCGCTATGCCCGAGGTGATATTGACAACAAGGCCACCGGTGCTCGCCCGCAGTTTTGGCAAGGCCGCGCGCGTGAGCAGGATCGGCGCCACCAGGTCGACCTCGATCATCGCCCGGATCTCTGCTTCGGTTGTATCTTCCAACCGACCAGCCCTGACGCCTCCCGCATTGTTGACCAGGATATCGAGACCGCCGAGCTTCTCCAGGGCAACTTTTAGTGTCGTTTCCCGACCCTTTTCCGTACTGACGTCAGCGGCAATGGAGTCGATCCGCCCGCCCGCCGCGCGAAGTCGTTCGACTGCAGTGTTCAAGGCGTCCTGCCGCCGGCCTGTGATCACGATCTGAGAGCCTCTAACCATCATGGCCTCGGCAATGGCAAACCCGATGCCGCTGGAGCCTCCCGTGACGAGAACCCGTTTGCCCTGAAGATTCATCTTTGAACTCGCTTGATAGTGTGAAATCTATTGAGACCGAAATCGAAAGTTCAACTGGCCACCTTGTCGTAATTTGAGGGAAACAGCGCCCGACGAGTTTCTTCGTCCATCTCTTTCTTGAAAGCATGGCCCCTTCCGACCGCGCGAGCCTTTGCCACCGCCGGCCGAGAATCGATCGCGCGAAACCAGCGCTGCAGATCCGGAAAGGGCTTCAGCGGGTCGGTGTCGCCAGGCAATACGAGCGGCGCCCGATCAAGCCATCCCCACGCCGAAATATCGGCGATTGAATACTCGTTCGCGACGATGAAGTCTCGTCCCTGGAGATGCTTGTCGAGCACCTCATAATGACGCTCGATTTCACGGCGATAACGGTTCACCGCATAGCCAAGCTTTTCCGGGGCCGCATGCTGGAAATGAACGGCCTGTCCCGAGAACGGTCCTATGCCGGTCGCGATGAAAAACAGCCATGACAACAACTCCGGCCTATCGGCGGGCGAACCGATCAGACGCCCCGTCTTCTCGCCGAGGTAAAGCAGAATCGCGCTGGAATCGAACACGCGCGCTGCGTTGCCGCCCGGCCCATCTGTATCGACGATGGCGGGGACCTTGCCGTTCGGATTGATGGCGCGAAACGCCGGCGTATGCTGTTCGCCCTTGCTGGTGTCGACCGGGACCAACTCGTAGGCCAAGCCAGTCTCTTCGAGCATCAGGGCAACTTTTGCCGGATTTGGGGTTGGATGGTAGTAGAAACGGATCATGGGTTCTCTCTGCCCTTTTCATTTTAGATCAGACGATCTATATTGCATCATCGCAAGCCTCAGGCAACCGCACGCTTTTGTGATTGGAACGGCGCGGACGTTGCAGACCGACATCGGTTGTCACGGCCACGATGAGGCGACGGGCCAGCGTACAGCCGGGAGGAGCCTGCAATATGATTGAGCTGTATTACTGGCCGACGCCGAACGGCCACAAGATCACAATGTTTCTGGAAGAGGCTGGACTGAGGTATCGGATCCATCCGGTCGATATTAGCGCCGGCGACCAGTTCAAGCCTGAGTTCCTGGCGTTTTCGCCGAACAACAGGATGCCCGCTATCATCGATACTAGCCCAGCCGACGGAGGCGAGCCGATAAACGTGTTCGAATCCGGCGCCATTCTTACCTATCTGGCAGAAAAGACCGGGCGTTTCCTGCCGGCCGACGTTCGCGGCCGCAAGACGGTGATGGAGTGGCTATTCTGGCAAATGGGCGGGCTCGGCCCGATGGCGGGCCAGAACCATCACTTCGGTATCTACGCGCCCGAAAAGATTCCCTACGCGGTCAATCGGTATGTCAACGAGACCAACCGCCTGTATGGCGTGCTCGATCGAAGGCTGAACGGGCGCGAATTCATTACAGGATCGGATTACACGATTGCGGATATGGCGGCTTATCCCTGGGTCGTACCCTGGAAGCGGCAGCAGCAGAATCTGGACGATTTCCCCAATCTCCG from Bradyrhizobium sp. Ash2021 encodes the following:
- a CDS encoding glutathione binding-like protein, which gives rise to MIELYYWPTPNGHKITMFLEEAGLRYRIHPVDISAGDQFKPEFLAFSPNNRMPAIIDTSPADGGEPINVFESGAILTYLAEKTGRFLPADVRGRKTVMEWLFWQMGGLGPMAGQNHHFGIYAPEKIPYAVNRYVNETNRLYGVLDRRLNGREFITGSDYTIADMAAYPWVVPWKRQQQNLDDFPNLRDWLDAVRARPATIRAYAAGEPYSSRPAVTEEGKKILFGQTAATSAGP